A single window of Microbispora hainanensis DNA harbors:
- a CDS encoding anti-sigma factor family protein: MSHLGERVSALIDGELSHNERERALAHLTFCADCRAEVDAMRALKTRLRSMDPPAMPADLTMSLLRMAEPGGPLPPRMRPFPDHPAFGAGRLPGMHAAGPMDNRPRGRDEGRSGPGRSGRARRAGYVAVGMAGAAVALGTMLMAGGSTANPNPTPGQMFVQHPAQNKAPVVSVSPTPSPSVTRGLSR, from the coding sequence GTGAGTCATCTTGGCGAGCGCGTCTCCGCGCTCATCGACGGCGAACTCAGTCACAACGAGCGGGAACGCGCGCTCGCGCACCTGACGTTCTGCGCGGACTGCCGCGCGGAGGTCGACGCGATGCGCGCGCTGAAGACCCGCCTGCGGTCCATGGATCCGCCCGCCATGCCGGCGGACCTCACCATGTCGCTGCTGCGCATGGCGGAGCCCGGAGGGCCGTTGCCGCCGCGGATGCGGCCCTTTCCCGACCATCCGGCCTTCGGCGCCGGGCGGCTTCCCGGCATGCACGCCGCCGGACCCATGGACAACCGGCCCAGGGGCCGGGACGAGGGACGATCGGGACCGGGGCGGTCCGGAAGGGCCAGAAGGGCGGGATACGTCGCCGTGGGAATGGCCGGCGCCGCCGTCGCCCTCGGCACCATGCTCATGGCCGGAGGATCCACGGCCAACCCGAACCCGACACCCGGGCAGATGTTCGTACAGCATCCCGCGCAGAACAAGGCGCCCGTGGTGAGCGTGTCACCCACCCCGTCACCGAGCGTCACCAGGGGTCTTTCGCGCTGA